The following coding sequences lie in one Amycolatopsis cihanbeyliensis genomic window:
- a CDS encoding oxygenase MpaB family protein has protein sequence MNAASTAEYPDSRLRTPEPVGKALHPAVRDGLFGSVALLCGGAFLVLYLGSGATNWWFAWTVASPLTATTLGAGFGAAFVLFVLAALEPDWANARIAGSAPLVLAGGILLAVALDGAELNPAHDLTVAGVSFSMPVADVWLLGLGLGLLVTVLTVPVQLARRVEVEGGGRTAPMPGWVRVIAGIEGTGLVAAGAVCFARPELAGSWWPWPVGVLDLRVLCVLTVTVGVLIVHATVDGDLRRTAVGLAALVAFGVLVPAGVLFHADDLRWPAPSAWFFLATVAILLGTGAIGLLLLALLRVALPVLTAVTGAGSDVPPSTARLAELARKARSRITPHADHGFFGPDSVAWKVWSYPTSLTVGFQRAVVVEELEPGLVASVDATKAIRTRPRARYDRTLRYFAMVAFASTRDTMKAADVLVKIHSVGIGIEPASGKPYDANDPESQLWIHLTAWHSILYAYEKYGPGKLGPAEEARYWAECAAAAELQTCDPADVPRDRAGVRAYFERMRPRLVGSPVARSTMDHLLHAEVMLPPMPLVHWPATVVVTGALRVATIASMPRWMRDMAGIQQSRLLDALIVPVMRLSFRLIRTSRWLQLGALHLLSPSTTPVVAPILFGVPATTPETLTPAEARDRYGYPKPAQAHLELRARQHRRVFTERQAPSDTGLAESEEVLGTRRR, from the coding sequence ATGAACGCAGCATCGACGGCCGAGTACCCGGACAGTCGACTACGCACACCGGAACCGGTGGGCAAGGCGCTGCACCCGGCTGTCCGGGACGGTTTGTTCGGGTCGGTCGCGCTGCTGTGTGGCGGGGCGTTTCTCGTGCTGTACCTGGGTAGTGGAGCGACCAACTGGTGGTTCGCGTGGACGGTGGCGAGTCCGCTCACGGCCACCACGCTCGGTGCTGGTTTCGGCGCCGCGTTCGTATTGTTCGTGCTGGCCGCTCTGGAACCGGACTGGGCGAACGCCCGGATCGCCGGTTCGGCCCCGCTGGTCCTGGCCGGTGGCATCCTGCTCGCGGTCGCCCTTGATGGTGCGGAGCTGAACCCGGCTCATGACCTCACCGTTGCCGGGGTGTCGTTCAGTATGCCCGTCGCGGACGTGTGGCTGCTCGGCCTGGGCCTCGGGCTGCTGGTCACGGTGCTGACGGTGCCGGTTCAGCTCGCTCGCCGGGTCGAGGTCGAGGGTGGCGGGCGCACTGCGCCGATGCCGGGATGGGTCCGCGTCATCGCCGGGATCGAGGGTACCGGGCTGGTTGCGGCCGGGGCGGTGTGCTTCGCCCGCCCCGAGCTGGCCGGGTCGTGGTGGCCGTGGCCGGTGGGCGTGCTCGATTTGCGGGTGCTGTGCGTGCTGACGGTCACCGTGGGCGTGCTGATCGTGCACGCCACCGTTGACGGCGACCTGCGGCGCACTGCGGTGGGGTTGGCCGCGCTGGTCGCGTTCGGGGTGCTCGTGCCTGCTGGTGTGCTGTTCCATGCGGATGACCTCCGCTGGCCCGCGCCGTCGGCGTGGTTCTTCCTGGCCACTGTGGCGATCCTGCTCGGCACCGGCGCGATCGGCCTGCTGCTGCTCGCCTTGCTGCGGGTGGCGCTGCCGGTGCTGACCGCGGTGACGGGCGCCGGGTCCGACGTGCCGCCGTCGACCGCACGGCTGGCGGAGCTGGCACGGAAGGCGCGGTCACGGATCACGCCACATGCCGACCACGGCTTCTTCGGCCCGGACTCGGTGGCCTGGAAGGTCTGGTCATACCCGACCTCGCTCACCGTGGGCTTCCAGCGCGCGGTCGTGGTCGAGGAGCTCGAGCCCGGGCTGGTGGCCTCCGTGGACGCGACGAAGGCGATCCGAACCCGGCCGCGTGCCCGTTACGACCGCACGCTGCGGTACTTCGCGATGGTGGCCTTCGCCAGCACCCGGGACACGATGAAAGCCGCCGACGTGCTGGTCAAGATCCATTCGGTCGGCATTGGTATCGAGCCGGCCAGCGGCAAACCGTACGACGCCAACGACCCCGAGTCGCAGCTGTGGATTCACCTGACCGCCTGGCACTCGATCCTCTACGCCTACGAGAAGTACGGTCCCGGCAAGCTCGGCCCGGCCGAGGAGGCCCGCTACTGGGCGGAATGTGCTGCCGCCGCCGAGCTCCAGACCTGCGACCCCGCCGACGTCCCGCGCGACCGCGCCGGCGTGCGCGCCTACTTCGAGCGGATGCGCCCCCGGCTGGTCGGCTCCCCGGTGGCACGTTCCACAATGGACCACCTGTTGCACGCCGAGGTGATGCTGCCCCCGATGCCGCTGGTGCACTGGCCGGCGACCGTGGTCGTAACCGGTGCCCTGCGCGTGGCGACCATCGCGTCGATGCCGCGCTGGATGCGCGACATGGCGGGCATCCAGCAGAGCCGCCTGCTGGACGCGCTGATCGTGCCGGTCATGCGGCTCTCCTTCCGGCTGATCCGGACCAGCCGCTGGCTCCAGCTGGGCGCGCTGCACCTGCTGTCCCCGTCGACCACGCCTGTCGTGGCACCGATCCTGTTCGGCGTCCCGGCCACCACTCCCGAGACGCTGACCCCCGCGGAAGCCCGGGACCGCTACGGCTACCCCAAGCCCGCACAGGCCCACCTGGAACTGCGCGCCAGACAACACCGGCGGGTATTCACCGAGCGCCAGGCACCCAGCGACACGGGCCTGGCCGAGTCCGAAGAAGTCCTGGGAACCCGCAGACGATGA
- a CDS encoding saccharopine dehydrogenase NADP-binding domain-containing protein has translation MTGQIWVLGATGRVGREAVERLQQAGAEVVVAGRNRERLTQVSPDARAVTGSLDEVCTRLATETPTVVINTVGPFAVTAPQVARACPPGTHYVDVADELSAFELLHGMDREAAATGRTLVSGAGFACWQPRASCCIC, from the coding sequence ATGACGGGGCAGATCTGGGTGCTCGGCGCGACCGGACGGGTCGGCCGGGAGGCGGTGGAGCGTCTGCAGCAGGCGGGCGCCGAGGTGGTGGTGGCCGGCCGCAATCGGGAGCGGCTGACCCAGGTGAGTCCGGACGCCCGGGCGGTGACCGGCTCGCTCGACGAGGTCTGCACGCGGCTGGCCACCGAGACGCCGACCGTCGTGATCAACACGGTGGGCCCGTTTGCGGTCACGGCGCCGCAGGTCGCGCGGGCCTGCCCGCCAGGCACCCACTACGTCGACGTCGCCGACGAACTGAGCGCGTTCGAGCTGCTCCACGGCATGGACCGGGAGGCTGCGGCGACCGGTCGCACGCTGGTCTCTGGGGCGGGCTTCGCGTGCTGGCAACCGAGAGCATCCTGCTGCATCTGCTGA
- a CDS encoding TetR/AcrR family transcriptional regulator has protein sequence MGRWQPGARERLEQAALDLFLEQGFTETTVPQITARAGLTTRTFFRHFADKREVLFAGEELVPERVARLMAEAPPSLGAMELITEGLAPTAAEIFEGRSLDYLLRRRAAIDAEPALHERELRKYSLMSQALEQGFRDRGVDDLTAQLAAEITVTTFRIAVTRWLNQHGDSDLPATVNQTLAAMRHLTNTPST, from the coding sequence ATGGGTCGATGGCAGCCGGGTGCGCGAGAACGGCTCGAGCAGGCCGCGCTCGATCTCTTCCTCGAGCAGGGCTTCACCGAGACCACCGTGCCGCAGATCACGGCGCGGGCCGGGCTCACGACCCGTACGTTCTTCCGGCACTTCGCCGACAAGCGTGAGGTGCTGTTCGCCGGCGAGGAGTTGGTGCCCGAGCGGGTGGCCCGCCTCATGGCCGAGGCCCCGCCGTCGCTCGGCGCGATGGAACTGATCACCGAGGGCCTGGCCCCCACCGCGGCCGAGATCTTCGAGGGCCGCAGCCTCGACTACCTGCTACGCCGACGGGCCGCGATCGACGCCGAACCCGCCCTGCATGAGCGCGAGCTGCGCAAGTACTCGCTGATGTCGCAGGCCCTGGAGCAGGGCTTCCGCGACCGCGGCGTCGACGACCTGACGGCCCAGCTGGCGGCCGAGATCACCGTGACCACGTTCCGGATAGCGGTGACCCGCTGGCTCAACCAGCACGGCGACTCCGACCTCCCGGCCACCGTCAACCAGACCCTGGCGGCGATGAGGCACCTGACGAATACGCCGTCGACTTAG
- a CDS encoding DUF4231 domain-containing protein, whose product MTTNNTGLTGDDYPGLFQAADAASGRGQRSYLRASGARLLLAVLAAAAAAFTVRIGSKGIDIAAVVTALAFVGALIVDIAVLRAQPSRTWYQGRALAESAKTLTWRYAVGASPFPLSLTADDADRLFLQRIRALQGDLPQVPMVPNRSGTISDRMRRLREGALDERRSAYLSGRIHDQQRWYADKAEHHRRRASVLRRAGLALELVGVTAALAKAFGAVDIDLAGIVAAAVSGLAAWSSANQYTATATAYAVATNELSVIGDLLTRDMPEPEWSATVADAEEAISREHTMWRASHGG is encoded by the coding sequence GTGACCACGAACAACACCGGCCTCACGGGCGACGACTATCCAGGATTGTTCCAGGCAGCGGACGCTGCCTCGGGGCGCGGCCAGCGGTCCTACTTGCGGGCATCGGGTGCCCGGTTGCTGCTCGCCGTGCTGGCCGCAGCAGCGGCGGCGTTCACGGTACGGATCGGCTCGAAAGGTATCGACATCGCAGCCGTGGTGACGGCGCTGGCCTTCGTCGGCGCGCTGATCGTCGACATCGCCGTGCTGCGTGCGCAGCCAAGCAGAACGTGGTATCAGGGGCGCGCCCTCGCGGAGTCGGCGAAGACACTGACGTGGCGCTACGCGGTCGGCGCATCGCCGTTCCCGCTGTCCCTGACCGCGGACGACGCGGACCGGCTCTTCCTCCAGCGGATCAGGGCGTTACAGGGCGACCTGCCGCAGGTGCCCATGGTGCCCAACCGGAGCGGCACGATCAGCGACCGCATGCGCAGGTTGCGCGAGGGCGCGCTCGACGAGCGCAGGTCGGCGTACCTCAGTGGGCGCATCCACGACCAGCAACGGTGGTACGCCGACAAAGCGGAGCATCACCGGCGGAGGGCCTCGGTGCTGCGGCGGGCCGGGTTGGCGCTCGAACTGGTGGGCGTGACCGCTGCGCTGGCCAAGGCGTTCGGGGCGGTCGACATCGACCTCGCCGGCATCGTGGCCGCCGCAGTGTCCGGACTCGCCGCGTGGTCGTCGGCCAACCAGTACACCGCGACCGCGACCGCGTACGCCGTGGCCACCAATGAACTGAGCGTGATCGGCGACCTGTTGACGCGCGATATGCCCGAACCGGAGTGGTCTGCCACTGTCGCCGACGCCGAGGAAGCGATCAGTCGCGAGCACACCATGTGGCGGGCCTCCCATGGCGGATGA